A genomic window from Actinomycetaceae bacterium MB13-C1-2 includes:
- a CDS encoding ATP-binding protein: MKDEQLHTAVLVSPAKEKRRLRRQRREAATRLLAQQRQAEKQAARDRRDLERAELRATHYLPKAGEPGAAALRSPGRFKVPRHQDTSAVLAGQYPFLAEGGLGAKGVFVGADLYSGGSFVYDPWQLYKDGVITAPNVIVAGIVGSGKSSLAKSLYTRSLPFGRRVYIPCDPKGEHTVVAQAVGGRAIILGHGLTARLNPLDEGHRPTGLSNESWASTVASRRRDLLGALAETVLGRALTPLEHTAVDAALTATVQENAVPILPMVVDRLFNPNPTRDDGRLAEDGRLVAHALRRLVAGDLAGLFDGPSTVTFDPTLPMISLDLSRVAENTALLSVLMTCASAWMESALLDPNGGQRWMIYDEAWRLMSHPALLRRMDAQWRLARHFGLANMLIFHKLSDLDTVGDLGSANRALATSLLANAETRIIYRQESDQLGITAQTLGLTGTEQKLLPTLSTGQGLWRIKDRSFVVQHQMHPSELALFDTTSRMTT; this comes from the coding sequence ATGAAAGACGAACAGCTCCATACCGCTGTGTTGGTGTCCCCAGCCAAGGAGAAGCGACGGTTGCGCAGGCAGCGCCGTGAGGCCGCAACCAGACTCCTCGCCCAGCAACGCCAAGCAGAAAAACAAGCAGCACGGGATAGGCGTGACTTGGAGCGGGCTGAATTGCGTGCCACCCACTACCTACCCAAAGCCGGAGAACCAGGTGCCGCCGCATTGCGCTCACCGGGACGGTTCAAGGTTCCCCGCCACCAAGACACCTCGGCGGTTTTGGCGGGTCAGTACCCGTTCCTGGCTGAAGGGGGCCTTGGAGCCAAAGGCGTCTTCGTTGGCGCAGACCTCTACTCAGGCGGCTCGTTTGTTTACGACCCGTGGCAGCTCTACAAAGACGGAGTGATCACTGCCCCCAACGTGATCGTCGCCGGAATCGTCGGCTCCGGCAAATCATCATTAGCCAAATCCTTGTACACCAGGAGTCTGCCGTTCGGCAGGCGCGTCTACATTCCCTGCGACCCCAAAGGTGAACACACCGTCGTCGCCCAAGCCGTCGGCGGCAGAGCCATCATCCTCGGACACGGCCTCACCGCCCGGCTTAACCCTTTGGATGAAGGACACCGACCCACTGGGCTCTCGAATGAGTCCTGGGCTTCCACGGTTGCCTCACGCCGCCGCGACCTACTCGGAGCTCTGGCTGAGACCGTGCTCGGTAGAGCACTCACCCCGCTGGAACACACCGCCGTTGATGCCGCCCTGACCGCCACCGTCCAAGAGAATGCGGTGCCGATCCTCCCAATGGTTGTGGACCGACTCTTCAACCCCAACCCCACCAGAGATGACGGACGTCTAGCTGAGGATGGTCGCCTTGTCGCTCACGCACTGCGCCGCCTGGTCGCAGGAGACCTCGCCGGATTATTCGACGGACCCTCCACAGTCACCTTCGACCCCACCCTCCCAATGATCTCCCTCGACCTGTCGCGGGTTGCAGAAAACACGGCGCTTTTGTCGGTGTTGATGACCTGTGCCTCGGCGTGGATGGAATCAGCGCTCCTTGACCCTAATGGCGGGCAGCGCTGGATGATCTACGACGAAGCCTGGCGACTCATGTCCCACCCCGCCCTACTACGCAGAATGGACGCACAATGGCGCTTAGCTAGACATTTCGGGCTAGCGAACATGCTGATCTTCCACAAACTCTCCGACCTCGACACCGTGGGTGACCTAGGATCAGCCAACCGAGCCCTCGCCACCTCGTTGTTGGCGAACGCCGAGACTCGGATCATCTACCGGCAAGAATCCGACCAACTCGGCATCACCGCCCAAACCCTGGGCCTGACCGGCACCGAACAAAAACTCCTGCCAACGTTATCTACGGGGCAGGGGTTGTGGCGGATCAAAGACAGGTCATTCGTGGTCCAACACCAAATGCACCCCAGCGAACTAGCCCTATTCGACACCACCAGCCGCATGACCACTTGA
- a CDS encoding TraM recognition domain-containing protein, which translates to MNGPSRQTGSMGDEATNIAMAGLFTLVGVTFVLRGAGSVTAWITGSMEPPGGPASGISVLLNPGDPGTALGAPGLNAVAYWIITALMLTAIGTAGAFFWLKVRRFTQAVESDPHRLAGIATRQDISQTASTKALLKRAINLRPSLDSPKPEDVGYRIGQSKGLSVWASVEDSIMVIGPPRSGKGLHLVIPAILDAPGAVVCTSTRPDNLTATMRARAKIGPVAIFDPQHLAEGLPLGMRWSPIRGCENPQTAMIRATGLAAGTGLSSGGVDSGGFWEGKTRTALQALLHAAAIDNRPPSELFRWTLDPVAAADAVAILNASPKAATGWSESLQAMIDSDPRTRDSIWQGVSLALGSLADPRVLDAVSPGIGESFDPETFIQKRGTLFLLATGSGAGASAALVAALVEDLIETTRRMAARSPGARLDPPILLALDEIANLSPLPSLPTLMAEGGGSGITTMPVLQSLSQARDKWNEHQASAIWDAAIVKVILGGASGSKDLQDISHLIGERDEYTDSVTLGDHGSRSNQRSIRRVPIMPPDHIRRLPFSTGIVLLRSAPPIITDLHPWPGRSDAKQLLADRSEIENLLQQGE; encoded by the coding sequence ATGAACGGGCCATCCCGTCAAACGGGTTCTATGGGTGATGAGGCAACCAACATCGCAATGGCAGGACTCTTCACCCTCGTCGGAGTTACGTTTGTCCTGCGCGGTGCCGGATCAGTCACCGCCTGGATCACCGGCTCTATGGAGCCTCCTGGTGGTCCAGCTTCCGGCATCAGCGTCCTATTGAACCCTGGCGACCCTGGAACCGCACTCGGCGCACCGGGACTGAATGCAGTGGCCTACTGGATTATCACCGCTCTCATGCTCACCGCCATTGGCACGGCGGGAGCTTTCTTTTGGTTGAAGGTGCGTCGGTTTACGCAGGCTGTGGAGTCTGATCCGCATCGCCTAGCTGGCATCGCCACCCGCCAAGACATCAGCCAAACCGCGTCCACGAAGGCGCTGTTGAAGCGCGCCATCAACCTGCGCCCCAGCCTGGACTCCCCGAAACCAGAAGACGTGGGCTACCGGATTGGCCAATCTAAGGGTTTGAGCGTGTGGGCAAGTGTGGAGGATTCGATCATGGTGATCGGCCCACCCCGCTCCGGCAAAGGCTTGCATCTCGTCATCCCCGCCATCCTCGACGCCCCAGGAGCCGTCGTCTGCACCTCGACTCGCCCCGACAACCTCACCGCCACCATGCGAGCCAGAGCGAAAATCGGCCCCGTCGCGATCTTCGACCCCCAACACCTCGCCGAAGGACTGCCATTGGGGATGAGATGGTCACCGATTAGGGGGTGTGAGAACCCGCAAACCGCGATGATCCGCGCCACCGGACTCGCAGCCGGAACCGGACTCTCATCCGGCGGAGTCGATAGTGGTGGTTTCTGGGAAGGGAAAACCCGCACCGCGCTCCAAGCCCTGTTACACGCGGCAGCCATCGACAACCGCCCACCAAGCGAACTGTTCCGGTGGACCCTCGACCCGGTAGCCGCAGCCGACGCCGTAGCAATCCTCAACGCCTCACCCAAAGCCGCGACCGGGTGGTCAGAGTCCTTACAGGCCATGATCGACTCCGACCCCAGAACAAGGGACTCGATCTGGCAAGGCGTCTCACTCGCACTCGGATCACTCGCCGACCCGAGAGTCCTCGACGCCGTCTCTCCTGGCATTGGTGAGAGCTTTGACCCGGAAACCTTCATTCAAAAACGCGGCACACTGTTCTTGCTGGCCACCGGTAGTGGTGCCGGGGCATCCGCCGCCCTCGTTGCCGCACTGGTCGAAGACCTGATTGAGACCACCAGGCGCATGGCCGCCCGCTCACCCGGAGCACGCCTCGACCCACCCATCCTGCTGGCCTTGGATGAGATCGCCAACCTCAGTCCGCTCCCATCGCTACCAACGCTCATGGCTGAGGGTGGCGGGTCGGGAATCACCACCATGCCCGTATTGCAGTCACTTTCCCAAGCAAGAGACAAATGGAACGAACACCAAGCATCAGCGATCTGGGATGCGGCAATCGTCAAAGTCATCCTCGGCGGAGCATCAGGCTCCAAAGACCTCCAAGACATCTCCCACCTCATCGGTGAGCGAGACGAATATACCGACAGTGTCACCCTCGGTGACCACGGGTCCCGCTCCAACCAACGCTCCATCCGCCGCGTCCCGATCATGCCACCCGACCACATCAGGCGTCTCCCGTTCAGTACCGGCATCGTCCTGCTGCGCTCCGCACCACCCATCATCACTGACCTCCACCCCTGGCCGGGGCGCTCCGACGCGAAACAGCTGCTAGCTGACCGAAGCGAGATCGAAAACCTCCTGCAACAAGGCGAGTAG